A single window of Candidatus Methylacidiphilales bacterium DNA harbors:
- a CDS encoding YicC/YloC family endoribonuclease, which yields MKSMTGFGSSEASACGRKLVVEISSINSKKGLDLQFNLPRELASLENALRTQVQQSAARGRITVEVAWRAEQKDAVPALQVNTVLLGEYRSRIRAAAKSLKVEGEATLDFLLKLPGVMEDTRGVTDPGEFLAPLTKTLTRALAAWDKSREREGDFLARDLAAKFRFLAEQADGVEERKGPHLAAHRSALFKRIEEAGIPVALDDERLLKEVALFADRSDISEELTRLRAHFKEAARLLKSPEPAGRNLDFLLQEIGREINTIGSKGNDVEISRRVVAMKTELEKIREQVQNLE from the coding sequence ATGAAGAGTATGACCGGGTTTGGATCGTCGGAGGCCAGTGCCTGCGGACGGAAGTTGGTGGTGGAAATCAGCTCGATCAACAGCAAGAAAGGTCTCGACCTACAGTTCAACCTTCCGCGCGAACTGGCTTCGCTGGAAAACGCGTTGCGAACCCAGGTCCAGCAATCCGCCGCCCGTGGGCGGATCACCGTGGAGGTGGCCTGGCGGGCCGAGCAGAAGGACGCGGTGCCGGCGCTCCAAGTGAACACCGTGTTGCTCGGCGAGTACCGCAGCCGCATCCGGGCGGCGGCGAAGTCGTTGAAGGTGGAAGGCGAAGCCACGCTGGATTTTCTTCTCAAACTCCCCGGGGTGATGGAAGACACGCGCGGGGTGACCGATCCGGGTGAGTTTCTCGCACCGCTGACAAAAACCCTGACCCGTGCCCTGGCCGCCTGGGACAAATCGCGCGAACGCGAGGGCGACTTCCTGGCCCGCGATCTGGCGGCCAAGTTCCGCTTTCTGGCCGAGCAGGCCGATGGGGTTGAGGAACGCAAGGGTCCGCACTTGGCGGCCCACCGCTCGGCCCTCTTCAAGCGCATCGAGGAGGCCGGGATTCCGGTGGCCCTGGATGACGAGCGACTGCTCAAGGAGGTGGCCCTCTTCGCCGACCGCAGTGACATCTCCGAGGAACTGACCCGTTTGCGGGCCCATTTCAAGGAAGCCGCACGTCTCTTGAAATCACCCGAGCCGGCCGGGCGCAACCTGGATTTCCTCCTGCAGGAGATCGGTCGCGAGATCAATACCATCGGGAGCAAGGGCAATGATGTGGAGATTTCGCGGCGCGTGGTGGCGATGAAGACGGAACTGGAAAAAATCCGGGAACAGGTCCAGAACTTGGAATGA
- the gmk gene encoding guanylate kinase, producing the protein MNFTRQGILFVVSAPSGTGKSTLCSNLRKTPDFVFSVSCTTRPARPGETDGEDYHFISVAEFQQRIAGGEFLEHALVHGNHYGTLRSRVLEHLQAGRDVLLDIDIAGARQIRACDDPHIQASLADVFIMPPTLEELERRLRRRGTETEAQIQTRMGNARSEIEAWKEYRYTLLSESMEEDLAKFRAIMKAERYKSARLGLNRS; encoded by the coding sequence ATGAATTTCACCCGACAGGGGATCCTTTTCGTGGTTTCGGCCCCATCCGGCACAGGCAAATCCACCCTCTGTTCGAACCTGCGCAAAACCCCGGACTTCGTTTTTTCCGTCTCCTGCACCACCCGCCCGGCCCGGCCCGGGGAGACCGACGGCGAGGACTATCATTTCATCAGCGTGGCCGAGTTCCAGCAGCGCATCGCCGGCGGGGAATTCCTCGAGCATGCACTTGTCCATGGCAACCATTACGGCACCCTCCGCTCCCGAGTGCTTGAGCACCTGCAGGCGGGCCGCGATGTGCTGCTCGATATCGACATTGCCGGCGCGCGTCAAATCCGGGCCTGCGACGATCCCCACATCCAGGCCAGCCTGGCCGACGTGTTCATCATGCCGCCGACACTCGAGGAACTGGAGCGACGCCTGCGCCGGCGAGGCACCGAGACCGAAGCCCAGATCCAGACCCGCATGGGCAACGCCCGGTCGGAAATCGAGGCCTGGAAGGAATACCGTTACACCTTGCTCAGCGAGAGCATGGAGGAAGATCTGGCCAAGTTCCGTGCCATCATGAAGGCCGAGCGCTATAAAAGTGCCCGCTTGGGCTTGAATCGAAGTTGA
- a CDS encoding transglutaminase family protein, producing MRFQIQHTTRYSYQEMVGFSEHLILLRPREDHHARVEQFDLRFMPSARVRWIRDMHENHIAVAQPEGQSKQFVIRVEAVVAMHQDNPFDFLLAGHATHFPFPYHPVERHALLPYLEQPGQVPDAAVVAWLEANAGSGWTGGTVDVLARLNQSLHASLAYSRREEAGIRTPAQTLLQGGSCRDFSVLFIACARRLGLAARFVSGYLHVHGSDTGRAENAMHAWVEVYLPGAGWKGVDPTNGIFCTGDFIPVAVSADPEWANPIQGGYVSPVKVENELNATVEVKRLD from the coding sequence ATGCGCTTCCAAATCCAGCACACCACGCGGTACAGTTATCAGGAAATGGTCGGTTTCAGCGAGCACCTGATCCTGCTCCGTCCCCGGGAGGACCACCACGCCCGGGTGGAGCAATTCGATCTCCGTTTCATGCCATCGGCCCGCGTCCGCTGGATCCGGGACATGCACGAAAACCACATCGCCGTGGCCCAGCCGGAGGGGCAATCGAAGCAATTCGTCATCCGCGTGGAGGCGGTGGTGGCGATGCACCAGGACAATCCGTTTGATTTCCTGTTGGCCGGGCATGCGACGCATTTCCCGTTTCCTTACCATCCGGTAGAACGTCATGCCCTCCTGCCCTATCTGGAACAACCGGGGCAGGTGCCGGACGCGGCGGTGGTGGCCTGGCTGGAGGCGAATGCCGGTTCCGGCTGGACCGGGGGAACGGTCGATGTGCTGGCCCGTTTGAACCAAAGCCTGCACGCCTCCCTGGCCTACTCACGCCGCGAAGAAGCCGGCATCCGCACACCGGCGCAAACCCTCCTCCAGGGCGGGAGCTGCCGCGACTTCAGCGTGCTCTTCATCGCCTGCGCGCGCAGACTCGGCCTGGCGGCCCGCTTTGTCAGCGGCTACCTGCATGTCCACGGCAGCGACACCGGACGGGCGGAGAACGCCATGCACGCCTGGGTGGAGGTCTACCTGCCCGGTGCGGGGTGGAAAGGGGTGGATCCGACCAACGGGATTTTCTGCACCGGCGATTTCATTCCGGTGGCGGTCTCGGCCGACCCGGAATGGGCCAACCCGATCCAAGGCGGTTATGTTTCCCCGGTGAAGGTGGAAAACGAGCTGAATGCCACGGTGGAAGTGAAAAGGCTGGATTGA
- the argA gene encoding amino-acid N-acetyltransferase — protein MISSSLRGILTYTSRFRDRTFVLSVDSVVLSPDSLRNLVLDIAVLRSVNINIVVVHGASRQIEAYATQFGSTPSNIDGMGVTDAATLHLAITASNAIAHELLEAFSEADQRAMVSNAIIAHPAGIVSGRDLQHTGRVERVDAEFLQTSLNHGIIPIIPPLGFDGEGRTFRVNSDGVALAVARALKAAKLIFLGPSNGVAMAGKLSAQFSVAEADAYVRKNRDTDPPELISKLEHGVAACLNGVNRAHIVDGRTEEALLREVFSNEGIGTMVYANEYEAIRKAKKRDVRAILRLVRESVQAQEVVQRSEQEITSEIGNFYVYEIDKTVLGCAALHFYGVEPKVAELACVVVSSSHENQGIGRKLMHFLESRAREAGTKRLIVLSTRTFNYFQQKGGFAEGSVEMLPPERKLKYDASGRNSKVLYKDL, from the coding sequence ATGATCTCGTCCAGCCTGCGCGGCATCCTGACCTACACCTCACGGTTTCGGGACCGCACCTTCGTACTTTCCGTCGACAGCGTGGTGCTCAGCCCCGACTCGCTGCGCAATCTTGTGCTCGATATCGCCGTTCTGCGTTCGGTCAACATCAACATCGTCGTTGTTCACGGCGCCAGCCGCCAGATCGAGGCCTATGCCACCCAGTTCGGCAGCACCCCGAGCAACATCGACGGCATGGGCGTGACCGACGCCGCCACCCTGCATCTGGCCATCACGGCCAGCAACGCCATCGCCCACGAACTCCTCGAAGCCTTCAGTGAGGCCGACCAGCGGGCCATGGTCAGCAACGCCATCATCGCCCACCCCGCCGGTATCGTCAGCGGGCGGGATCTCCAGCACACCGGCCGGGTCGAGCGGGTTGACGCCGAGTTCCTCCAGACATCGCTCAACCACGGCATCATCCCCATCATCCCACCCTTGGGCTTCGACGGAGAGGGCCGGACCTTCCGGGTCAATTCCGACGGAGTTGCCCTGGCGGTGGCCCGCGCCCTCAAAGCCGCCAAACTCATCTTTCTGGGCCCCAGCAACGGCGTCGCCATGGCCGGCAAGCTTTCCGCCCAGTTTTCCGTTGCCGAGGCCGATGCCTACGTGCGCAAGAACCGCGACACCGATCCGCCCGAGCTCATTTCCAAATTGGAACACGGCGTTGCCGCCTGCCTCAATGGCGTCAACCGGGCCCACATTGTCGATGGCCGCACCGAGGAAGCTCTGCTCCGGGAGGTTTTCTCCAATGAAGGGATCGGCACCATGGTTTACGCCAACGAGTACGAGGCCATCCGCAAGGCGAAGAAGCGCGATGTGCGGGCCATCCTCCGCTTGGTGCGGGAGTCCGTGCAAGCCCAGGAAGTGGTCCAGCGCAGCGAGCAGGAAATCACCTCGGAGATCGGGAATTTCTACGTCTACGAAATCGACAAGACCGTGCTCGGTTGCGCCGCACTCCATTTTTACGGCGTCGAGCCCAAGGTGGCCGAACTGGCCTGCGTGGTCGTTTCGTCCTCGCACGAGAACCAGGGGATCGGGCGCAAGCTCATGCACTTCCTCGAAAGCCGGGCCCGCGAGGCCGGGACGAAGCGGTTGATCGTGCTCTCCACCCGCACCTTCAACTATTTCCAGCAAAAAGGCGGCTTCGCCGAGGGCAGCGTCGAGATGCTGCCGCCCGAGCGGAAGCTGAAATACGATGCCAGCGGAAGGAACTCCAAGGTTCTCTACAAAGACCTTTGA
- the mpl gene encoding UDP-N-acetylmuramate:L-alanyl-gamma-D-glutamyl-meso-diaminopimelate ligase: MPESPFPPIRHIHVIGICGTAMGSVAAMLRDDGYTVTGSDERVYPPMSTFLQEKGIVLREGYSPANLEPLPNLVIVGNAISRGNPELEHVLDQRMLYLSLPETLKLFYLRHTHNLVVTGTHGKTTTTSLLAWIFQHTGRQPSYMIGGIPLNFGQGCRRQDGKYWILEGDEYDTAFFDKRSKFLHYLPELAIINNVEFDHADIYDDLHAVKKTFRHLVNIVPGNGMIVLNADDANALEVTRHARAQLVEVGFSENAAVRITDHTQDAEGSHFTLLGQRFTVPLYGRHNVHNTAMAVTAAHNYQIPLPDIAAALRAFQGVKRRMEVRGEPRGATVIDDFAHHPTAIRETLQALRVRYPGRRLWALFEPRSNTTRRAVFQNDLPAALALADRVVLTQVARAGQLKPGEGLDVPKVVADTRDLGVEAWYVPEIDDLVALMQKEATAGDVVAVLSNGSFGGLIPRLLQQHA, translated from the coding sequence ATGCCCGAGTCGCCCTTCCCCCCCATCCGTCACATCCACGTCATCGGCATCTGCGGCACCGCCATGGGCTCCGTGGCTGCCATGCTCCGCGACGACGGCTACACCGTCACCGGCTCCGATGAACGCGTCTACCCGCCCATGTCCACCTTCCTCCAGGAAAAGGGCATCGTCCTCAGGGAGGGTTATTCTCCCGCGAATCTCGAACCCCTCCCCAACCTGGTCATCGTCGGAAATGCCATTTCCCGGGGCAACCCCGAATTGGAGCACGTCCTCGACCAACGAATGCTTTACCTTTCGCTGCCGGAAACCCTGAAGCTTTTCTATCTCCGCCACACCCACAACCTGGTCGTCACCGGCACCCACGGCAAAACCACCACCACCTCGCTCCTGGCCTGGATCTTCCAGCACACCGGCCGCCAACCCAGCTACATGATCGGCGGCATCCCGCTCAATTTCGGCCAGGGCTGCCGACGCCAGGACGGGAAGTACTGGATTTTGGAGGGGGACGAATACGACACCGCCTTCTTCGACAAACGGAGCAAGTTCCTCCACTATCTCCCCGAACTGGCCATCATCAACAATGTCGAATTCGACCACGCCGATATCTACGACGACCTGCATGCGGTCAAAAAAACCTTCCGCCACCTGGTCAACATCGTCCCCGGCAACGGCATGATCGTGCTCAACGCCGACGATGCCAATGCCCTCGAAGTCACCCGCCACGCCCGGGCCCAGTTGGTGGAGGTGGGCTTCAGTGAAAACGCCGCAGTGCGCATCACCGACCATACCCAGGACGCGGAAGGCAGCCACTTCACCCTGCTTGGCCAGCGCTTCACCGTCCCGCTCTACGGCCGCCACAACGTCCACAACACCGCCATGGCCGTCACCGCGGCCCACAACTACCAGATCCCCCTGCCCGACATCGCCGCCGCCCTCAGGGCCTTCCAGGGAGTCAAACGCCGGATGGAAGTCCGGGGTGAGCCGCGCGGGGCTACGGTCATCGATGACTTTGCCCACCACCCCACGGCCATCCGGGAAACCCTGCAAGCCCTGCGGGTACGCTATCCGGGAAGGCGGCTGTGGGCCCTCTTCGAGCCCCGTTCCAACACCACCCGCCGGGCCGTTTTCCAGAACGACCTGCCCGCGGCCCTGGCCTTGGCCGACCGCGTGGTGTTGACCCAGGTGGCCCGGGCCGGCCAACTGAAGCCCGGCGAAGGCCTCGACGTCCCCAAAGTGGTGGCCGATACCCGCGACTTGGGCGTCGAAGCCTGGTATGTCCCGGAAATCGACGACCTAGTCGCCCTGATGCAGAAAGAAGCCACGGCTGGCGATGTCGTCGCCGTCCTGAGCAATGGCAGCTTCGGCGGACTCATCCCGCGCCTTCTCCAACAACACGCTTGA
- a CDS encoding glycosyltransferase family 2 protein: MPNASSILVVIPALNEAGAIAGVLGRLAEQGLRRVRVVDNGSTDGTDGTALRAGAEVVHEPSRGYGRACWTGLQNLPDGVEWILFCDADGSDALEDLPRLLRAADEGAVFVCGDRTSTVEGRAVMTPVQRFGNALATFLIRLAWGASFRDLGPLRLVRRDALERIAMEDRGFGWTIEMQIRAAELGLRWAEVPVGYHRRRAGKSKISGNLRGMVGAGSVILGTWGKFVLRKRTVQRALAWGSTLLLLAGAAAVASSGDFARYGVRPLFWAGALALVLGYVISWAWRDVGRRGFLFLSLGLRVVMWFMFPGDDVWRYLWEGRVQNAGFNPYVLAPADPALAELRDDAWALMPHREITAIYPPLTQALMRVAALGAGWWWLKLMVAAADFGVAVVLARRFGPARATLYAWCPLVLLAFAGGGHFDAWMLLAMVVGWLAWDSGRIRLAVLALGAACGIKYVAAPLLAWVLWRQWRDQGTRRVLELAVWAMLPTLLAVILLPPPWDPRLWFPKDFAVYARSADFLPRIFSWIWEPSLRMNQIHLIPAALLGMWVVWRSPTLAVAAERWFIGLLVLSPLVHAWYFTWGIPFAVASGSLGWRLAGVSALIYFQLQQLAFVQKEWLLGVPLWLLLWGPPLLGWLWDQRRKER, translated from the coding sequence ATGCCCAATGCCTCATCCATCCTGGTGGTGATCCCCGCCCTCAACGAGGCCGGAGCGATTGCCGGGGTGTTGGGCCGGTTGGCGGAGCAGGGGCTGCGTCGGGTGCGGGTGGTCGACAATGGGAGCACGGATGGGACGGATGGCACGGCGCTTCGGGCGGGTGCGGAAGTGGTCCATGAACCGTCGCGGGGCTATGGGCGGGCGTGTTGGACCGGTCTGCAAAATCTGCCGGATGGGGTGGAGTGGATTCTTTTCTGCGATGCCGACGGCAGTGATGCGTTGGAGGATCTGCCGCGCTTGTTGCGGGCGGCGGATGAGGGGGCGGTTTTTGTTTGCGGGGACCGGACGTCGACGGTGGAGGGCCGGGCGGTCATGACCCCGGTGCAGCGATTCGGAAATGCCCTCGCCACCTTCCTGATCCGTCTGGCCTGGGGAGCATCGTTCCGCGATCTGGGCCCCCTGCGCCTGGTTCGGCGTGATGCGCTGGAACGGATTGCGATGGAAGATCGCGGGTTCGGTTGGACGATTGAGATGCAGATCCGTGCGGCGGAACTGGGGTTGCGTTGGGCGGAGGTGCCGGTGGGCTACCACCGGAGGCGGGCGGGAAAATCGAAGATTTCCGGGAACCTGCGCGGAATGGTGGGGGCCGGGAGTGTCATCCTGGGCACCTGGGGCAAGTTTGTCCTGCGCAAGCGGACGGTGCAGCGGGCGTTGGCCTGGGGTTCGACCCTCCTTCTGCTGGCCGGGGCGGCGGCGGTGGCGTCGTCGGGGGATTTCGCCCGTTACGGGGTCCGTCCCCTGTTCTGGGCCGGTGCGTTGGCGCTGGTGTTGGGTTATGTCATTTCGTGGGCGTGGCGCGATGTGGGGAGGCGCGGTTTTCTTTTCCTGTCCCTCGGTCTGAGGGTGGTGATGTGGTTCATGTTCCCCGGGGACGATGTCTGGCGTTATCTTTGGGAAGGCCGGGTGCAGAATGCGGGGTTCAATCCCTACGTCCTGGCGCCGGCAGACCCGGCGCTGGCCGAGCTGCGGGATGACGCGTGGGCATTGATGCCGCACCGCGAAATCACGGCGATCTACCCGCCGCTGACCCAGGCCTTGATGCGCGTGGCAGCTTTGGGCGCGGGTTGGTGGTGGTTGAAGCTGATGGTGGCGGCGGCGGATTTCGGGGTGGCCGTGGTGCTGGCCCGGAGATTTGGACCGGCGCGGGCGACGCTCTACGCATGGTGTCCGTTGGTGTTGCTGGCCTTCGCGGGCGGGGGGCATTTCGACGCCTGGATGCTGTTGGCGATGGTGGTGGGGTGGCTGGCCTGGGACTCCGGGCGGATACGACTGGCGGTTCTGGCGTTGGGCGCGGCCTGTGGCATCAAGTATGTGGCGGCCCCCCTGCTGGCCTGGGTGTTGTGGAGGCAGTGGCGGGACCAAGGCACGCGCCGGGTGCTAGAACTTGCGGTATGGGCAATGTTGCCGACGTTGCTGGCCGTAATCTTGCTGCCGCCGCCCTGGGACCCGAGACTTTGGTTCCCCAAGGATTTTGCGGTGTATGCGCGGAGCGCGGATTTTCTTCCGCGGATCTTCAGCTGGATCTGGGAGCCTTCCCTGAGGATGAACCAGATCCACCTCATCCCCGCCGCACTGCTTGGGATGTGGGTGGTGTGGCGTTCCCCGACCCTGGCTGTGGCGGCGGAACGCTGGTTCATCGGGTTGCTCGTCCTTTCGCCGTTGGTGCATGCGTGGTATTTCACCTGGGGAATTCCCTTCGCCGTGGCAAGCGGCAGCCTGGGTTGGCGCCTGGCCGGAGTGAGTGCGTTGATTTACTTCCAACTGCAACAGTTGGCCTTCGTGCAGAAGGAGTGGTTGTTGGGCGTACCGCTTTGGTTGTTGCTGTGGGGGCCACCCCTGCTCGGATGGCTGTGGGACCAACGGAGGAAGGAACGATGA
- a CDS encoding TIGR04282 family arsenosugar biosynthesis glycosyltransferase encodes MKPGAQGRRTTAALMLKAPVAGRVKTRLAAQIGAEEACLAYRSLASWQCRVVPVEWDLVVHHDPPDAGPVMRAWLGDRPVYRPQVSGDLGDRLLGALESHDFSLGALVFLGGDCPYLDAGILRQAEACLNGGAEVVLGPARDGGYVLLGLGAAHRGLFERIEWSTPRVLEQTCARAKAAGLSVHLLEESEDVDDAASWDRARSSGWNGGAGSCADGARG; translated from the coding sequence ATGAAACCTGGTGCGCAGGGACGGCGGACAACGGCCGCACTGATGCTCAAGGCGCCGGTGGCGGGCCGGGTGAAAACTCGACTGGCGGCGCAGATCGGCGCGGAGGAAGCCTGCCTCGCTTACCGTTCACTGGCGTCCTGGCAATGCCGCGTGGTGCCGGTGGAATGGGATTTGGTGGTGCATCATGATCCCCCCGATGCGGGGCCGGTGATGCGGGCCTGGCTGGGGGACCGGCCGGTTTACCGTCCACAGGTGTCCGGTGATCTGGGCGATCGTTTGTTGGGGGCTTTGGAGTCGCATGATTTTTCCCTGGGCGCACTGGTTTTTCTTGGCGGGGATTGTCCGTATCTGGATGCCGGGATTTTGCGGCAGGCGGAGGCGTGCCTGAACGGAGGGGCGGAGGTGGTCTTGGGGCCGGCGCGCGACGGAGGCTATGTCCTTCTGGGTCTGGGTGCGGCGCACCGGGGTTTGTTTGAGCGGATCGAATGGAGCACGCCGCGCGTGCTGGAGCAAACCTGCGCACGGGCGAAGGCGGCTGGCTTGTCCGTGCATTTGCTGGAGGAGTCTGAAGACGTGGATGATGCCGCTTCGTGGGACCGGGCAAGGTCGTCCGGCTGGAACGGCGGGGCCGGATCGTGTGCGGATGGCGCCCGGGGGTGA
- the arsS gene encoding arsenosugar biosynthesis radical SAM protein ArsS (Some members of this family are selenoproteins.), giving the protein MQPPTLSFADTLRHQNVALRRARTEILQINTGKLCNLTCSHCHVNAGPARKEIITRPTLERILDWLAPTDITTVDLTGGAPEMIPDFRWLVSSLSAQGRRVIDRCNLTILLEPGYEDMAAFLKEHQVEIVASMPCYSPENVNAQRGDGVFEASITALKQLNSLGYGRTEQLPLHLVYNPIGASLPGLQEELEADYKRELKQHFGIDFHRLYTITNMPIARFATWLRHNGKFVAYMDTLRQAFNPATIPGLMCRNTLNIGWRGEVYDCDFNQQLGMQWTNPRPLFLWDLDPATLEDRPVALGEHCFGCTAGCGSSCGGALTTA; this is encoded by the coding sequence ATGCAACCGCCCACCCTGTCTTTTGCCGATACGCTTCGCCACCAGAACGTGGCGCTCCGCCGTGCGCGCACAGAAATCCTCCAGATCAACACCGGCAAGCTTTGCAACCTCACCTGTTCTCACTGCCACGTCAACGCCGGCCCGGCCCGCAAGGAAATCATCACCCGGCCCACCCTTGAGCGCATCCTGGATTGGCTCGCCCCCACCGACATCACCACCGTCGACCTCACCGGAGGCGCCCCGGAAATGATCCCCGATTTCCGTTGGCTGGTCTCCAGCCTCAGTGCCCAGGGACGACGGGTGATCGATCGCTGCAACCTCACCATCCTCCTCGAACCCGGTTATGAAGACATGGCCGCTTTCCTCAAGGAACACCAAGTTGAGATCGTCGCCTCCATGCCGTGTTACTCACCGGAAAACGTCAACGCCCAACGTGGGGACGGCGTCTTCGAGGCCAGTATCACCGCCCTGAAACAACTCAACAGCCTCGGCTACGGCAGAACCGAACAACTCCCCCTCCACCTCGTCTACAACCCCATCGGCGCCTCTCTTCCAGGTCTGCAGGAAGAACTGGAAGCCGATTACAAGCGCGAGCTCAAGCAACACTTCGGAATCGATTTCCACCGCCTTTACACCATCACCAACATGCCCATCGCGCGTTTCGCCACCTGGCTCCGGCACAACGGTAAGTTCGTCGCCTACATGGACACCCTCCGCCAGGCCTTCAACCCCGCCACTATCCCCGGCCTGATGTGCCGCAATACCCTCAACATTGGCTGGCGCGGCGAAGTCTATGACTGCGATTTCAACCAGCAACTCGGCATGCAGTGGACCAATCCCCGGCCACTCTTTCTCTGGGACCTGGACCCGGCCACTCTCGAGGACCGCCCGGTGGCTTTGGGCGAACATTGTTTCGGTTGCACCGCCGGCTGTGGATCGTCCTGCGGTGGCGCGCTCACAACCGCCTGA